One part of the Candidatus Hydrogenedentota bacterium genome encodes these proteins:
- a CDS encoding HDOD domain-containing protein → MNIRELVIQRIPEIPALPAAATRVLHLVNDPDIGIGAIMDAIEYDPVLTTEVLRLANTAYFAGPRSIATLRDAGVLFGTERILHLVLATALFPIARQPLRGYDLPAGQLIRHAMAVAIGAEQLATLCGRPAPDHTFTAGLLSDIGKIVLGSFLEIDAEPVVRLAAGERISFEIAEREVLGIDHAEVGALLLEAWNVPENIIDVVRWHHDPDRGAGDRYTVDLVHIASHLSAGFGLGGGIDGLNYKPCGNALSRLNADHVMLERAACNMLIGLAQIQQQLPESP, encoded by the coding sequence ATGAACATACGCGAACTCGTCATTCAGCGCATCCCCGAAATACCCGCGCTACCCGCCGCCGCCACCCGCGTGCTCCACCTCGTGAACGACCCCGATATCGGGATCGGCGCCATCATGGACGCCATCGAGTACGACCCCGTACTCACCACCGAGGTCCTGCGCCTCGCCAATACCGCCTACTTCGCGGGCCCAAGGAGCATCGCCACCCTGCGCGACGCCGGGGTGCTCTTCGGCACGGAGCGAATTCTCCATCTCGTCCTCGCCACCGCCCTCTTCCCCATTGCCCGGCAACCCCTGCGGGGTTACGATCTCCCCGCGGGCCAGCTGATTCGCCACGCCATGGCCGTCGCCATCGGCGCGGAACAGTTGGCCACCCTATGCGGCAGACCCGCGCCCGATCATACCTTCACCGCCGGACTGCTCTCCGATATCGGAAAGATCGTCCTGGGCTCCTTCCTCGAAATCGACGCCGAACCCGTCGTGCGCCTTGCCGCGGGAGAACGGATTTCCTTCGAGATCGCGGAAAGAGAAGTGCTCGGCATCGATCACGCCGAAGTCGGCGCACTCCTCCTCGAAGCCTGGAACGTGCCGGAAAACATTATCGATGTCGTCCGCTGGCACCACGATCCCGACCGGGGCGCGGGCGACCGCTACACCGTCGATCTCGTACACATCGCCAGCCACCTCAGCGCGGGCTTCGGACTCGGCGGCGGAATCGATGGACTCAACTACAAACCCTGTGGAAATGCCCTGTCGCGACTGAACGCCGACCATGTTATGCTGGAGCGCGCGGCCTGCAATATGCTCATCGGCCTGGCCCAGATACAGCAGCAACTGCCGGAAAGCCCATGA
- a CDS encoding chemotaxis protein CheX, translating to MKHDHSETLTRVFTEVLEQLAFMFVEPADIGDAPAPPDPVSANMSFRGPCAGAVTMAVPREMAPVLAANVLGLDPEDEMGAQAARDALKELLNVTCGNLLTAIAGDEPIFDLTVPEVDDTTAEAWAELAERPGTVYCLVEDFPVLLNLDIEE from the coding sequence ATGAAGCATGACCACAGCGAAACCCTTACGCGGGTCTTCACCGAAGTCCTCGAACAACTCGCCTTCATGTTCGTCGAGCCCGCCGACATAGGCGATGCCCCCGCGCCACCGGACCCCGTGTCCGCAAACATGTCCTTCCGGGGCCCATGTGCGGGCGCCGTAACCATGGCCGTGCCACGAGAAATGGCCCCCGTCCTCGCCGCGAATGTACTCGGCCTCGATCCGGAAGATGAAATGGGCGCTCAAGCCGCCCGCGACGCCCTCAAGGAATTGCTCAACGTGACCTGCGGCAATCTCCTCACCGCAATCGCCGGTGACGAGCCCATCTTCGACCTGACCGTCCCCGAAGTCGACGACACCACCGCCGAAGCCTGGGCCGAACTCGCGGAAAGGCCCGGAACCGTCTATTGCCTCGTCGAGGACTTCCCCGTTCTCCTCAATCTGGATATCGAGGAATAG
- a CDS encoding chemotaxis protein CheD: MKFVVGISEMAVSDRPEDLIITYSLGSCIGLTLYEPKLRIGGLIHCMLPLSKIDPARAVDRPCMFTDTGVPLLLATLLNMGAEKRNLIAKVAGAASLLDNNGSFNIGERNQVILRKLLWKNQILIQAEETGGTKARTMSLNMETGVTLLRSGGVEYEL; the protein is encoded by the coding sequence ATGAAATTCGTCGTCGGCATTTCGGAGATGGCCGTCTCGGACCGGCCCGAAGACCTGATCATCACCTACTCCCTCGGCTCGTGCATCGGATTGACCCTCTACGAACCGAAGCTGCGCATCGGCGGATTGATCCACTGCATGCTCCCCCTCTCCAAGATCGACCCCGCAAGGGCCGTCGATCGCCCCTGCATGTTCACCGATACCGGCGTTCCCCTGCTGCTCGCCACCCTGCTCAACATGGGGGCTGAAAAGCGAAACCTCATCGCCAAAGTCGCCGGCGCGGCCAGCCTCCTCGACAACAACGGAAGCTTCAATATCGGCGAGCGAAACCAGGTCATACTCCGAAAGCTCCTCTGGAAAAACCAGATCCTTATTCAGGCCGAAGAAACCGGAGGCACCAAGGCCCGCACCATGAGCCTCAACATGGAAACCGGAGTCACGCTGCTCCGCTCGGGAGGGGTCGAATATGAGCTGTAG
- a CDS encoding response regulator yields MSILIVEDDFTSRRVLSHILESFGVCDVAIDGEEAVEAVRLGLEGEARYDLICLDIMMPRMDGQSALKAIRKLEESHGIAPGTGAKIIITSALDDSKNVLEAFRSQCDGYIVKPYDKQKISAELREQGLIPR; encoded by the coding sequence TTGAGCATTCTTATTGTCGAAGACGATTTTACCAGCCGACGGGTGCTGAGCCATATCCTTGAGTCCTTCGGGGTTTGCGATGTGGCAATCGATGGGGAGGAAGCGGTGGAGGCGGTGCGCCTGGGGTTGGAGGGAGAGGCGCGCTATGACCTCATCTGCCTGGACATCATGATGCCGCGGATGGACGGGCAGTCGGCGCTGAAGGCAATCCGGAAGCTGGAAGAATCCCATGGAATAGCGCCGGGCACTGGGGCGAAGATCATCATCACGAGCGCGCTGGACGATTCGAAGAACGTGCTGGAGGCCTTCCGGTCCCAGTGCGACGGCTATATCGTCAAGCCCTACGACAAGCAGAAGATTTCCGCGGAGCTTCGCGAGCAGGGCCTGATTCCCCGGTAG
- a CDS encoding chemotaxis protein CheB, with amino-acid sequence MRPGAMKPAPIALVAIGASTGGTEALRDLLAALPGDFPGVVVVQHMPENFTRPFAERLDQRCEVTVKEAQNGDRVTPGCVLIAPGGSHLAVIRAGNRYFTEVTSGPLVSRHRPSVDVLFHSVARHAGPYAIGVILTGMGRDGAKGMKAMHDAGATNIAQDESSCVVFGMPREAIALGAVDHVLPLKNIPGMLRALVHRNTSADHD; translated from the coding sequence ATGCGGCCCGGCGCAATGAAACCGGCGCCCATTGCCCTCGTCGCCATTGGCGCGTCCACCGGGGGCACCGAAGCCCTGCGCGATCTGCTCGCCGCCCTGCCCGGAGACTTTCCAGGTGTCGTAGTCGTCCAGCACATGCCCGAGAACTTCACCCGACCCTTCGCGGAACGGCTGGACCAGCGCTGTGAAGTAACGGTGAAGGAAGCCCAAAACGGAGACCGCGTTACACCCGGCTGCGTGCTTATCGCGCCCGGCGGTAGCCACCTCGCCGTTATTCGGGCGGGGAACCGGTACTTCACCGAGGTCACGAGCGGCCCCCTGGTCTCGCGGCACCGCCCCTCCGTCGATGTCCTCTTTCATTCCGTCGCCCGCCACGCGGGACCCTACGCCATTGGCGTCATACTCACCGGAATGGGGCGCGATGGAGCGAAAGGAATGAAGGCCATGCACGATGCCGGGGCCACCAACATCGCGCAGGACGAAAGCTCCTGCGTCGTCTTTGGTATGCCACGGGAGGCCATCGCGCTCGGCGCCGTGGATCACGTGCTGCCGCTCAAGAATATCCCGGGAATGCTCCGCGCGCTCGTCCACCGGAATACTTCCGCAGACCACGACTGA
- a CDS encoding response regulator, whose amino-acid sequence MPYNILIVDDSETVRAVIARTLEMAGVAVSNLHQASNGEEALEVMKNNWVDLVFSDINMPGMGGVEMIEHMRASDLLSTVPVVVVSTEGSKTRIDDLLSKGVRAYIRKPFTPEKVKAVVDELLGGGSNEA is encoded by the coding sequence ATGCCCTATAACATCTTGATCGTGGATGATTCGGAAACCGTCCGGGCCGTCATCGCCCGAACCCTCGAAATGGCCGGTGTCGCCGTGTCCAACCTCCACCAGGCGTCAAACGGGGAGGAAGCGCTCGAAGTCATGAAAAACAACTGGGTCGACCTCGTCTTCTCCGATATCAACATGCCCGGTATGGGCGGCGTGGAAATGATCGAGCACATGCGCGCCAGCGATCTCCTCAGCACCGTACCCGTCGTCGTCGTCTCCACCGAAGGCAGCAAGACCCGTATCGACGATTTGCTCAGCAAGGGCGTCCGCGCCTACATTCGAAAGCCCTTTACCCCCGAAAAAGTAAAGGCCGTCGTCGACGAACTACTGGGAGGAGGCTCCAATGAAGCATGA